From Cannabis sativa cultivar Pink pepper isolate KNU-18-1 chromosome 8, ASM2916894v1, whole genome shotgun sequence, a single genomic window includes:
- the LOC115699529 gene encoding protein NDR1 isoform X2, protein MDSQNGSCCRCCFSFIFTMGLTALFMWLSLRTSNPSCSIKDIYIPTLNMTLKDTKNTTIYIHMRLDNGNKDKGIYYDAVSLNLSYVPNTTDPHKRTLIDETTIPAFYQGHKKKATKPVNFSTEGFNWTEVRRVVSIDKNVTFRLDLATAVRFKIMAWKTKRHKLIVGAYVKVTDLGLKEGKPKKGIKLSNKGTRIGWCSLQILPDEEKQTKCCAPASPASSKCQPPKIHHNHLHVFDHIQCSSE, encoded by the exons ATGGATTCCCAAAACGGAAGCTGCTGCCGTTGCTGCTTCAGCTTCATATTTACGATGGGTCTTACTGCTCTGTTCATGTGGTTAAGTCTACGCACATCAAACCCTTCTTGTTCAATTAAAGACATCTACATACCAACACTCAACATGACCTTAAAAGATACCAAAAACACCACCATTTACATCCACATGAGGCTCGACAATGGCAACAAAGACAAGGGTATTTACTACGACGCCGTTTCTCTCAACCTCTCTTACGTTCCCAACACCACTGACCCTCATAAGAGAACCCTCATAGACGAGACTACAATCCCTGCTTTTTATCAGGGTCACAAGAAAAAGGCCACTAAACCAGTGAATTTCTCTACTGAGGGATTTAACTGGACTGAGGTTAGGAGAGTTGTTTCGATTGATAAGAATGTGACATTCAGGTTGGATTTGGCTACGGCTGTGAGGTTTAAGATTATGGCGTGGAAAACCAAGAGGCACAAGTTGATTGTTGGGGCATATGTGAAAGTCACTGACTTGGGTCTCAAAGAAGGAAAGCCCAAGAAGGGTATTAAGCTCTCCAACAAAGGAACAAGAATTGGGTGGTGTTCTTTACAG ATCTTGCCAGATGAGGAAAAGCAAACAAAATGCTGTGCGCCTGCAAGTCCTGCCTCGTCCAAATGTCAACCACCGAAAATACATCACAATCATCTTCATGTTTTTGATCATATTCAG TGTTCAAGTGAGTGA
- the LOC115699529 gene encoding protein NDR1 isoform X1: protein MDSQNGSCCRCCFSFIFTMGLTALFMWLSLRTSNPSCSIKDIYIPTLNMTLKDTKNTTIYIHMRLDNGNKDKGIYYDAVSLNLSYVPNTTDPHKRTLIDETTIPAFYQGHKKKATKPVNFSTEGFNWTEVRRVVSIDKNVTFRLDLATAVRFKIMAWKTKRHKLIVGAYVKVTDLGLKEGKPKKGIKLSNKGTRIGWCSLQILPDEEKQTKCCAPASPASSKCQPPKIHHNHLHVFDHIQNAVFK, encoded by the exons ATGGATTCCCAAAACGGAAGCTGCTGCCGTTGCTGCTTCAGCTTCATATTTACGATGGGTCTTACTGCTCTGTTCATGTGGTTAAGTCTACGCACATCAAACCCTTCTTGTTCAATTAAAGACATCTACATACCAACACTCAACATGACCTTAAAAGATACCAAAAACACCACCATTTACATCCACATGAGGCTCGACAATGGCAACAAAGACAAGGGTATTTACTACGACGCCGTTTCTCTCAACCTCTCTTACGTTCCCAACACCACTGACCCTCATAAGAGAACCCTCATAGACGAGACTACAATCCCTGCTTTTTATCAGGGTCACAAGAAAAAGGCCACTAAACCAGTGAATTTCTCTACTGAGGGATTTAACTGGACTGAGGTTAGGAGAGTTGTTTCGATTGATAAGAATGTGACATTCAGGTTGGATTTGGCTACGGCTGTGAGGTTTAAGATTATGGCGTGGAAAACCAAGAGGCACAAGTTGATTGTTGGGGCATATGTGAAAGTCACTGACTTGGGTCTCAAAGAAGGAAAGCCCAAGAAGGGTATTAAGCTCTCCAACAAAGGAACAAGAATTGGGTGGTGTTCTTTACAG ATCTTGCCAGATGAGGAAAAGCAAACAAAATGCTGTGCGCCTGCAAGTCCTGCCTCGTCCAAATGTCAACCACCGAAAATACATCACAATCATCTTCATGTTTTTGATCATATTCAG AATGCAGTGTTCAAGTGA
- the LOC115699529 gene encoding protein NDR1 isoform X4, translated as MDSQNGSCCRCCFSFIFTMGLTALFMWLSLRTSNPSCSIKDIYIPTLNMTLKDTKNTTIYIHMRLDNGNKDKGIYYDAVSLNLSYVPNTTDPHKRTLIDETTIPAFYQGHKKKATKPVNFSTEGFNWTEVRRVVSIDKNVTFRLDLATAVRFKIMAWKTKRHKLIVGAYVKVTDLGLKEGKPKKGIKLSNKGTRIGWCSLQP; from the exons ATGGATTCCCAAAACGGAAGCTGCTGCCGTTGCTGCTTCAGCTTCATATTTACGATGGGTCTTACTGCTCTGTTCATGTGGTTAAGTCTACGCACATCAAACCCTTCTTGTTCAATTAAAGACATCTACATACCAACACTCAACATGACCTTAAAAGATACCAAAAACACCACCATTTACATCCACATGAGGCTCGACAATGGCAACAAAGACAAGGGTATTTACTACGACGCCGTTTCTCTCAACCTCTCTTACGTTCCCAACACCACTGACCCTCATAAGAGAACCCTCATAGACGAGACTACAATCCCTGCTTTTTATCAGGGTCACAAGAAAAAGGCCACTAAACCAGTGAATTTCTCTACTGAGGGATTTAACTGGACTGAGGTTAGGAGAGTTGTTTCGATTGATAAGAATGTGACATTCAGGTTGGATTTGGCTACGGCTGTGAGGTTTAAGATTATGGCGTGGAAAACCAAGAGGCACAAGTTGATTGTTGGGGCATATGTGAAAGTCACTGACTTGGGTCTCAAAGAAGGAAAGCCCAAGAAGGGTATTAAGCTCTCCAACAAAGGAACAAGAATTGGGTGGTGTTCTTTACAG CCTTAG
- the LOC115699529 gene encoding protein NDR1 isoform X3, with product MDSQNGSCCRCCFSFIFTMGLTALFMWLSLRTSNPSCSIKDIYIPTLNMTLKDTKNTTIYIHMRLDNGNKDKGIYYDAVSLNLSYVPNTTDPHKRTLIDETTIPAFYQGHKKKATKPVNFSTEGFNWTEVRRVVSIDKNVTFRLDLATAVRFKIMAWKTKRHKLIVGAYVKVTDLGLKEGKPKKGIKLSNKGTRIGWCSLQHPLEIYQVRNKLPVK from the exons ATGGATTCCCAAAACGGAAGCTGCTGCCGTTGCTGCTTCAGCTTCATATTTACGATGGGTCTTACTGCTCTGTTCATGTGGTTAAGTCTACGCACATCAAACCCTTCTTGTTCAATTAAAGACATCTACATACCAACACTCAACATGACCTTAAAAGATACCAAAAACACCACCATTTACATCCACATGAGGCTCGACAATGGCAACAAAGACAAGGGTATTTACTACGACGCCGTTTCTCTCAACCTCTCTTACGTTCCCAACACCACTGACCCTCATAAGAGAACCCTCATAGACGAGACTACAATCCCTGCTTTTTATCAGGGTCACAAGAAAAAGGCCACTAAACCAGTGAATTTCTCTACTGAGGGATTTAACTGGACTGAGGTTAGGAGAGTTGTTTCGATTGATAAGAATGTGACATTCAGGTTGGATTTGGCTACGGCTGTGAGGTTTAAGATTATGGCGTGGAAAACCAAGAGGCACAAGTTGATTGTTGGGGCATATGTGAAAGTCACTGACTTGGGTCTCAAAGAAGGAAAGCCCAAGAAGGGTATTAAGCTCTCCAACAAAGGAACAAGAATTGGGTGGTGTTCTTTACAG CATCCATTGGAAATTTATCAAGTGAGAAATAAATTACCTGTCAAATAA
- the LOC115699537 gene encoding ankyrin repeat domain-containing protein EMB506, chloroplastic — translation MASSCAMVTCTPYELPSCTTVGSSRQNTNLLKVYSPRRGICGLFLYQKHSNMRTFAVESNQVSSLKPQQVAWEEPDDGSDSEDEDGEEVEENDLDFESDWEEEKNDAMDTSVSVQNSQRDTYEEDLVKEVEQLLGPEERAILYQSSTPNLEKISTEKWSPLHTLALSGQIPFMDELLEQGVDIDFVDKDGLTALHTAIIGSKIAVISHLLRKGASPHIKDRDGATPLHYAAQVGSMQIVKLLIKYNVDLNVADNEEWTPLHIAVQARNRDMVKVLLLNGADANRRNKDGKTALDLSLCYGKDFKSYDLASLVKIIPANREI, via the exons ATGGCGTCCTCTTGTGCTATGGTGACTTGCACACCATATGAGCTTCCTTCATGTACTACTGTTGGCTCATCTAGGCAGAATACCAATTTGTTGAAAGTTTACAGTCCCAGGAGAGGAATATGTGGTTTGTTTTTATACCAAAAGCACTCAAATATGAGAACTTTTGCTGTGGAGTCAAACCAAGTATCCTCGTTGAAACCTCAACAGGTAGCTTGGGAAGAACCTGATGATGGCAGTGATAGTGAAGATGAAGATGGTGAAGAAGTGGAAGAAAATGACTTGGATTTTGAAAGTGATTGGGAAGAGGAGAAGAATGATGCTATGGATACAAGTGTTAGTGTACAGAATTCACAAAGGGACACCTATGAAGAAGATCTTGTGAAAG AGGTTGAACAACTATTAGGACCAGAAGAAAGAGCAATCTTGTATCAGTCTTCAACTCCTAACttggaaaaaatatcaact GAAAAATGGTCCCCGTTGCACACTCTTGCACTATCTGgacagattccgttcatggacGAGCTACTAGAACAAGGTGTAGATATTGATTTTGTTGATAAG GATGGCCTAACTGCTCTTCACACAGCAATTATAGGGAGCAAAATAGCTGTTATTAGCCATCTGTTGAGAAAAGGTGCTAGTCCTCATATCAAAGATAGG GATGGTGCTACACCACTTCATTATGCAGCTCAAGTTGGCTCCATGCAAATAGTGAAGTTACTCATAAAATACAATGTTGATCTTAATGTAGCTGATAAT GAGGAATGGACACCATTGCACATTGCTGTACAAGCTAGAAACAGAGATATGGTGAaagttttattattgaatggtgCAGATGCCAACAGAAGAAACAAG GATGGTAAAACAGCTCTGGATTTGAGCTTATGTTATGGTAAAGATTTCAAGTCTTACGATCTCGCTTCTTTAGTGAAGATCATACCAGCAAACAGAGAGATTTGA
- the LOC115699528 gene encoding uncharacterized protein LOC115699528 gives MGEESNAFYILRKGDTIGIYRSLRDCQDQVRSSMYDPNISVHKGYNLSKEAEDFLVSQGLKNATYSISVNDMKDNLHGKLGKLVACPYQQPASFEEDDDSSPEAWQEALELIELAEKVGCSSIPRISQNKDFKSNSYMTPIEKFNVSSRCDSCILEFDGASKGNPGQAGAGAVLRAGDGSVVWQLREGVGIATNNVAEYRALILGLKQALKKGFKHICCQGDSMLVCKQTTGEWKTKNQNMANLCKQAKELMEKFSSSQITHVYREHNSEADAQANQAIYLRDGEVAEDCKMK, from the exons ATGGGGGAAGAAAGCAACGCCTTTTATATTCTTCGAAAGGGAGATACGATTGGGATATATAGGAGCTTAAGAGATTGCCAAGATCAAGTCCGATCATCG ATGTACGATCCTAATATCAGTGTGCATAAAGGCTATAATTTGTCCAAGGAGGCTGAGGATTTCCTTGTCTCCCAGGGGCTTAAGAACGCTACCTACTCTATTAGTGTCAATGATATGAAAGATAATCTTCATGGAAAACTTGGGAAACTTGTTGCTTGTCCTTACCAG CAACCAGCTTCCTTTGAGGAAGACGATGACTCTTCGCCAGAGGCATGGCAGGAAGCACTCGAGTTAATAGAGCTTGCT GAGAAGGTTGGCTGTAGTTCAATACctagaatttctcaaaataaaGATTTCAAATCAAATAGTTACATGACCCCCATCGAAAAATTTAATGTTTCTTCTCGTTGT GATTCCTGTATTCTTGAATTCGATGGTGCTTCGAAAGGAAATCCTGGACAAGCAGGTGCTGGAGCTGTGTTGCGTGCTGGGGATGGAAGTGTG GTATGGCAGTTGCGTGAAGGGGTTGGCATTGCAACGAATAATGTTGCTGAATATCGTGCATTAATTTTAGGACTTAAACAGGCTCTTAAGAAAGGATTTAAACATATATGTTGTCAGGGTGACTCTATGCTCGTCTGTAAGCAG ACTACAGGCGAGTGGAAAACCAAAAACCAGAATATGGCCAACTTGTGTAAACAGGCAAAGGAGCTCATGGAAAAGTTTTCTTCGTCTCAGATAACTCATGTTTACAGG GAACATAACTCTGAAGCTGATGCTCAAGCAAACCAAGCAATATATCTTAGGG ATGGAGAAGTTGCTGAGGATTGTAAGATGAAGTAA
- the LOC115698700 gene encoding uncharacterized protein LOC115698700: MATLSLSALHSISTRKPICSFIVPSSSPAVIPCRNTRFRSYGVSASSSKCWIALMPNSNMSRGVSKVRSVEEETLIPEQEEEQATTQQEGEGEGEGEAASSSEQQAVSVPVSASDTLTMFFQADGTMSEAGIPKVVDALEQIEGVSNLKVNVIEGIASVELEKQTTVQATGVASSLVETIQGSGFKLQTLNLSFDEEESLAAV; the protein is encoded by the exons ATGGCGACTCTTTCACTCTCAGCTCTTCATTCAATTTCCACCCGCAAACCCATTTGTTCCTTCATCGTTCCGAGCTCTTCTCCGGCAGTTATTCCATGTCGAAACACTCGCTTCCGGAGCTACGGCGTTTCTGCTAGCTCCTCAAAATGTTGGATAGCTTTAATGCCGAACTCGAACATGTCCCGTGGAGTGAGTAAGGTGAGGTCTGTGGAAGAAGAAACCCTAATTCCGGAGCAAGAAGAAGAGCAAGCTACTACCCAACAAGAAGGGGAAGGAGAAGGTGAAGGTGAAGCAGCCTCGTCGTCGGAGCAGCAAGCCGTCTCAGTTCCTGTTTCGGCCTCGGACACTCTCACCATGTTCTTTCAG GCAGATGGAACAATGAGTGAGGCAGGTATTCCAAAGGTGGTCGACGCCTTAGAG CAAATTGAGGGTGTTTCCAATTTGAAGGTTAATGTTATTGAGGGCATTGCTAGTGTTGAG TTGGAAAAACAGACGACAGTTCAAGCTACTGGGGTGGCTTCTAGCTTGGTTGAGACCATACAGGGTTCAGGCTTTAAACTACAAACATTGAATTTAAGTTTCGACGAGGAAGAAAGTCTCGCTGCTGTGTAG